The Pseudomonas benzenivorans region GGACGAGGCCCGCGAGGTCGCCCGCCGCGCCTGGGCCGACGGCATGCGCCGGGCCGTCGCCCTGGTGCCGCGCGGAGACTGGGGTGACCGGGTTCTGGCCGCCTTCCGCGACAGCTGGCAAGCCGCCGGCGGCACCCTGATCGCCGCCGAACACGTCGACCAGCCGGTGAAGCTGGCGCAACAGATCGCCGACCTGTTCCAGTTGCGCCAGAGCGAAGCGCGCGCTCGGCGCCTGCGCAACACCCTGGGCGCGGCCATCGCCGCACAGCCCTCGCGGCGCCAGGATGTCGACTTCATCTTCCTCGCCGCCACCCCGCAGCAGGCCCAACAGATCAAGCCGACCCTGGCCTTCCAGTACGCCGGCGACGTTCCGGTCTACGCCACCTCCCACCTGTATACCGGCAACCACAGCCAGGCCCAGTACCTGGACCTGAATGGCATCCGCTTCTGCGAAACGCCCTGGCTGCTGAACGCCGACGCGCCCCTGCGCCAGCAGGTCAGCAGCCAATGGCCCCAGGCCGGCGGCAGCCTCGGCCGCCTCTATGCCATGGGTATCGACGCCTACCGCCTGACGCCGCGTCTGAACCAGCTCAAGGCCCTGCCTGACAGCCGGCTCGACGGCCTGTCCGGCAGCCTCAGCCTGAACCCGGCACAGCGCATCGAGCGCCAGCTGCCCTGGGCCGAGTTCCGCGACGGCCAGATCCAAACACTGCCCGACAGCCTCAATTGAGCGAGCCAGAGCACAACAGCGGCCAGATCGCCGAACACCTGGCCCGCCAACACCTCGAACGCCACGGCCTGCAGCTGCTGGCGCAGAACTGGCGCTGCCGCCGCGGCGAGCTCGATCTGGTCATGCTCGACGCCGATACAGTAGTATTCGTCGAGGTCCGCTACCGGCGGCACGCCGCCTGGGGCGGCGCCGCGGCCAGTGTCGATGCACGCAAGCGCGACAAGCTGGCCACTGCCGCCCTGCACTTTCTCCAGCGGGAGACCCGCTGGGCGAAACACCCTTGCCGCTTCGACGTGGTCGCCATCGACGCCCACGGCAGTGCAGCCCCGCGACTGGACTGGATTCGAAACGCCTTTGATACCTGAGCAGACACCCCACTGAAGGTTATATCTCCGATGGACATGCAAGCCCGTATTCGCCAGCTGTTCCAAG contains the following coding sequences:
- a CDS encoding YraN family protein, with the protein product MSEPEHNSGQIAEHLARQHLERHGLQLLAQNWRCRRGELDLVMLDADTVVFVEVRYRRHAAWGGAAASVDARKRDKLATAALHFLQRETRWAKHPCRFDVVAIDAHGSAAPRLDWIRNAFDT